A DNA window from Setaria viridis chromosome 2, Setaria_viridis_v4.0, whole genome shotgun sequence contains the following coding sequences:
- the LOC117844983 gene encoding protein indeterminate-domain 4, chloroplastic: MAAASSAPFFGLGDTQMQPAQGSSLPQQNSAAAAPGAAAPPKKKRNQPGNPNPDAEVIALSPRTLLATNRFVCEVCNKGFQREQNLQLHRRGHNLPWKLKQKNPKEARRRVYLCPEPTCVHHDPSRALGDLTGIKKHYCRKHGEKKWKCDKCNKRYAVQSDWKAHSKTCGTREYRCDCGTLFSRRDSFITHRAFCDALARESAQIPPIGAGLYVGSGSMSLGLSGAAAQMHGFADQGQSSSAAAAAQFDHIMPSSSGPSMFRSQASASSSSLFLGGGAPSPAQEFSEDGEHSQGGQGSSLLHGKSPFHGLMQLPEQQHQPGSSNANGNLLNLGFFSGNGGGSAGGQDASIAIQDQFNAAAGGSNAEHGGVMASMGSHLSAGFPSSLYNSSPSAGLPQNSATALLMKAAQMGSTSSTHNGPSALLRAAGFSASSGGQGTSRAAGEGTSHEAHFHDLIMNSLTGGGGGFSGAGAGFGAVDDGRLSTRDFLGVGRGSMAPPGLHIGALDPAQMK, translated from the exons ATGGCGGCCGCCTCGTCCGCGCCCTTCTTTGGGCTCGGCGACACGCAGATGCAGCCAGCACAGGGTTCCTCCCTGCCGCAGCAAAACTCCGCGGCGGCTGctcccggcgccgcggcgccgcccaagaagaagaggaaccagCCGGGCAATCCAA ATCCTGACGCGGAGGTGATCGCGCTGTCGCCGCGGACGCTGCTTGCGACGAACCGGTTCGTGTGCGAGGTGTGCAACAAGGGGTTCCAGCGGGAGCAGAacctgcagctgcaccggcgcgGGCACAACCTGCCGTGGAAGCTGAAGCAGAAGAATCCcaaggaggcgcggcggcgtgtGTACCTGTGCCCGGAGCCGACGTGCGTGCACCACGACCCGTCCCGGGCGCTCGGCGACCTCACCGGGATCAAGAAGCACTACTGCCGCAAGCACGGCGAGAAGAAGTGGAAGTGCGACAAGTGCAACAAGCGCTACGCCGTGCAGTCCGACTGGAAGGCGCACTCCAAGACCTGCGGCACCCGCGAGTACCGCTGCGACTGCGGCACGCTCTTCTCCAG GAGGGACAGCTTCATCACCCACCGCGCTTTCTGCGACGCGCTGGCTCGTGAGAGCGCGCAGATCCCACCCATCGGCGCAGGCCTCTACGTCGGCTCCGGCAGCATGAGCCTCGGgctctccggcgccgccgcccagatGCATGGCTTCGCAGACCAAGGCCAGTCCTCTTCAGCAGCAGCTGCCGCGCAGTTTGACCACATCATGCCGTCGTCCTCGGGCCCCTCCATGTTCCGTTCTCAGGCgtcggcctcctcgtcgtctctcttcctcggcggcggcgctccttcTCCCGCCCAGGAATTCTCCGAGGACGGCGAACACTCCCAGGGCGGCCAGGGCTCATCTCTGCTTCACGGCAAATCGCCCTTCCATGGCCTGATGCAACTCCCGGAGCAGCAGCACCAGCCGGGCAGCAGCAACGCCAACGGCAACCTCCTGAACCTCGGTTTCTTCTctggcaacggcggcggctcggccggcGGCCAGGACGCGAGCATTGCCATACAAGACCAAttcaacgccgccgccggcggcagcaaCGCCGAGCACGGCGGCGTGATGGCGTCCATGGGAAGCCACCTCAGCGCGGGCTTCCCTTCTTCCCTGTACAACTCATCTCCATCGGCCGGCCTGCCGCAGAACTCGGCGACGGCTCTCCTAATGAAGGCTGCCCAGATGGGCTCGACGTCGAGCACCCACAACGGCCCGAGCGCGCTGCTCCGTGCGGCCGGCTTCAGCGCCTCCAGCGGCGGGCAGGGGACTAGCAGGGCTGCAGGAGAAGGGACGTCGCACGAGGCGCACTTCCATGACCTCATCATGAACTCTCtgacaggcggcggcggcggcttctccggcgccggcgcagggtTCGGGGCCGTCGACGACGGCAGGCTGAGCACAAGGGACTTCCTCGGCGTCGGCAGGGGCTCGATGGCGCCGCCGGGGCTCCACATCGGCGCTCTGGACCCGGCCCAGATGAAGTGA